One window of the Trifolium pratense cultivar HEN17-A07 linkage group LG2, ARS_RC_1.1, whole genome shotgun sequence genome contains the following:
- the LOC123905785 gene encoding ABC transporter C family member 10-like, which produces MKDFRSLIGGDSSCSETRGNPFCYDFKSLKDPSSCNNYFLVIFFDLFLLIMLSFTMFLKSSLRPFWSQVRYSNLQLVSAIANGSLGLLHLCLGIWVLEETLRKTHKTFPLNLWLVEFFHGLTWLLVGLTISLRKKQLRRAWLWLFSILAFFASGILCVLSMSYAIERRDLSLKEALDVITFPGSTLLLLCTYKVCKREDCDADRETSERLYVPLNSDFDDVSQCHVTPFAKAGFFSKISFWWLNPLIKKGQEKTLQDEDIPKLGECERAESCYLSFVEQLRIQREKESSSHSSVLWTIIMCHRREILITGFFALLKILAISCGPLLLNAFILVSEGNESFKYEGYILAISLFFIKIIESLAQRQWYFRSRIVGMKVRSLLTANIYKKTLTLSNSARLIHSGGEIMNYITVDAYRIGEFPFWFHQTWTTILQLCIALVILFRAIGLATIASMVVIVLTVLCNTPLAKLQHKFQSELMVAQDERLKASSEALVNMKVLKLYAWENHFKNAIEKLRNAELKLISAVQLSKAYLLFLFWTSPVLVSAASFLACYFLKVPLHASNVFTFVATLRLVQEPITGIPDVITVIIQAKVAFARISNFLEAPELQNANLKNRRFNDNHKGSVLIKSADFSWEGNVSKPTLRNINLDIRRGQKVAICGEVGSGKSTLLATILGEVPNTKGTIGVYGKFAYVSQTAWIQTGTIRENILFGSELDDQRYQETLQRSSLVTDLELLPYGDLTEIGERGVNLSGGQKQRIQLARALYENADIYLLDDPFSAVDAHTAKSLFNEYIMDGLKGKTVLLVTHQVDFLPAFDTVLLMSDGVILQADPYNQLLTTSREFQDLVNAHKETAGSNQPVNFTFTQTSKKVTQTFVEKQIIETNGNQLIKQEEREKGDTGLKPYLQYMNQMKGYIFFIVASLGHLIFVVCQILQNSWMAANVDNPRISTLQLILVYFLLGVSSAFFMLTRSLFVVALGLQSSKYLFLQLMNSLFRAPMSFYDSTPLGRILSRVSSDLSIMDVDVPFSLTFVVGATMNVCSSLGVLAVVTWQVLIVAIPMVCVTIRLQRYYFASAKEVMRMNGTTKSYLANHIAETVAGSVTIRAFEEEDRFFEKNLDLININASAFFHNFASNEWLILRLETISAGLLASAALCMVILPTGTFTSGFIGMALSYGLTLNSSLVFSIQSQCTIASQIISVERLNQYMHIQSEAEEIVEVNRPPLNWPVAGKVEIQDLKIRYRPDGPLVLHGITCIFEATHKIGIVGRTGSGKSTLISALFRLVEPEGGKIVVDGIDISSIGLHDLRSRFGIIPQDPTLFHGTVRYNLDPLSQHTDKEIWEVLGKCQLREVVQEKDEGLNSSVVEDGSNWSMGQRQLFCLGRALLRRSRILVLDEATASIDNSTDMILQKTIRTEFADCTVITVAHRIPTVMDCTMVLAISDGKLAEYDEPMSLMKREESLFGKLVKEYWSHFQSAESH; this is translated from the exons atgaaggatTTTCGGAGCCTAATTGGCGGGGACTCTAGCTGTTCTGAGACTAGAGGAAATCCTTTCTGTTATGATTTCAAGAGTTTGAAAGATCCTTCTTCATGCAATAACTATTTCTTGGTAATTTTCTTTGATTTGTTCTTGCTGATTATGCTGTCATTCACGATGTTCCTGAAGTCTTCCTTGAGACCCTTTTGGAGTCAAGTAAGATATTCAAACTTGCAGCTAGTTTCTGCTATAGCCAATGGCTCTCTTGGTTTGTTGCATTTATGCTTAGGAATTTGGGTTTTAGAGGAGACATTAAGGAAAACTCACAAAACATTTCCTCTTAATTTGTGGTTGGTAGAATTCTTTCATGGACTCACATGGTTGTTAGTAGGTTTAACTATAAGTCTTCGGAAAAAACAACTTCGAAGAGCATGGTTGTGGCTATTTTCTATTCTCGCATTCTTTGCTTCTGGTATATTATGTGTTTTATCCATGTCTTATGCAATTGAAAGAAGAGACTTGTCCCTCAAGGAAGCTTTAGATGTTATAACTTTTCCGGGATCAACTTTGCTTTTGTTATGTACTTACAAAGTATGTAAACGTGAAGATTGCGATGCAGACCGAGAAACTTCTGAAAGGCTTTATGTTCCCTTAAATAGCGACTTCGATGATGTTTCTCAATGTCATGTCACGCCATTTGCCAAAGCTGGATTCTTTAGTAAGATATCATTTTGGTGGTTGAATCCATTGATTAAAAAGGGACAAGAAAAAACACTTCAAGATGAGGATATCCCGAAGTTAGGAGAGTGTGAACGAGCAGAAAGTTGTTATTTGTCATTTGTAGAACAATTAAGGATACAAAGAGAAAAAGAATCATCATCACATTCATCGGTATTGTGGACGATCATAATGTGCCACCGAAGAGAGATTTTGATAACAGGATTCTTTGCTTTGCTCAAGATACTTGCTATATCTTGCGGCCCTCTACTTCTGAATGCTTTTATATTGGTTTCTGAGGGTAATGAAAGTTTCAAATATGAAGGTTATATATTGGCTATATCACTCTTCTTCATAAAGATCATAGAATCCTTAGCACAAAGACAATGGTATTTTCGCAGTAGAATTGTTGGGATGAAAGTTAGGTCACTACTTACGGcaaacatttataaaaaaacattaacgCTATCCAATTCTGCTAGATTGATTCACTCTGGTGGTGAGATAATGAATTATATAACCGTGGATGCATATAGAATTGGAGAATTTCCATTCTGGTTTCACCAAACATGGACAACGATCCTCCAACTGTGTATTGCGTTAGTAATTCTTTTCCGAGCAATTGGACTAGCAACAATAGCTTCAATGGTTGTGATAGTTCTCACAGTGCTTTGCAACACTCCACTAGCAAAGTTACAACACAAGTTTCAGAGCGAACTTATGGTGGCACAAGATGAGAGATTGAAGGCGAGTTCTGAGGCTCTTGTGAATATGAAAGTGCTAAAGTTATATGCATGGGAAAACCATTTTAAAAATGCTATAGAAAAGTTAAGAAATGCGGAACTCAAATTGATATCTGCAGTGCAATTAAGTAAGGCGTaccttctctttctcttttggACCTCGCCGGTGTTGGTGTCTGCTGCTTCTTTTCTAGCATGTTACTTCCTTAAAGTTCCTTTGCATGCAAGTAATGTTTTCACTTTTGTAGCAACTCTACGCCTAGTTCAAGAGCCAATTACAGGTATCCCGGATGTAATTACGGTGATCATTCAAGCAAAAGTTGCATTTGCTCGGATTAGTAATTTCCTTGAGGCACCAGAACTACAGAATGCAAATTTAAAGAACAGGCGCTTTAATGACAACCACAAAGGCTCAGTTTTAATAAAATCAGCCGACTTTTCATGGGAAGGTAATGTATCAAAGCCAACACTAAGAAACATAAATTTGGACATTAGACGCGGACAAAAGGTGGCTATTTGTGGAGAAGTTGGCTCCGGAAAATCAACACTTTTAGCAACAATTCTAGGAGAAGTTCCTAATACAAAGGGAACT ATTGGTGTATATGGGAAGTTTGCATATGTTTCTCAAACTGCATGGATCCAAACCGGTACAATACgagaaaatattttgtttggatCTGAGTTGGATGATCAAAGATATCAAGAAACACTTCAAAGATCTTCATTGGTAACGGACCTTGAGTTGCTTCCATATGGTGACCTCACTGAAATAGGCGAGAGAGGAGTTAATTTAAGTGGAGGTCAGAAGCAGCGAATTCAACTAGCTCGAGCTCTTTATGAGAATGCTGATATATATCTCTTGGATGATCCATTCAGTGCCGTTGATGCACATACTGCAAAAAGTTTATTTAAT GAATATATCATGGACGGACTCAAAGGAAAAACTGTCTTACTCGTGACTCATCAAGTTGACTTCCTCCCAGCATTTGATACTGTTTTG TTGATGTCAGACGGGGTAATCCTACAAGCCGATCCATATAACCAGCTATTAACCACAAGCCGAGAATTCCAAGATCTTGTCAATGCTCACAAGGAGACTGCTGGTTCAAACCAGCCTgtgaattttacttttacacaAACTTCTAAAAAGGTTACACAAACTTTCGTGGAAAAGCAGATTATAGAAACAAAtggaaatcaattaattaagcaagaagaaagagagaaaggAGACACAGGATTGAAGCCTTACTTACAATATATGAATCAGATGAAAGGCTATATATTCTTCATTGTGGCTTCACTTGGTCACCTTATTTTTGTGGTTTGTCAGATATTGCAAAACTCATGGATGGCTGCTAATGTTGACAATCCCCGCATCAGCACGTTGCAGTTGATTTTAGTTTACTTCCTACTTGGAGTTTCATCAGCATTTTTCATGTTAACCAGAAGTCTCTTTGTAGTTGCTTTGGGTCTTCAATCTTCAAAGTACTTATTTTTACAGTTGATGAACTCTCTCTTTCGAGCACCGATGTCTTTTTATGACTCTACACCATTGGGAAGGATACTTAGTAGG GTTTCATCTGATCTGAGCATTATGGATGTTGACGTCCCATTTAGCCTCACATTTGTGGTGGGAGCAACTATGAATGTTTGTTCTAGTCTCGGAGTTTTAGCAGTTGTCACTTGGCAAGTATTGATTGTGGCTATACCAATGGTTTGTGTTACAATTCGCTTGCAG AGATACTACTTTGCCTCAGCAAAAGAAGTGATGCGGATGAATGGCACAACAAAATCCTACTTAGCTAATCACATAGCTGAAACTGTTGCCGGATCTGTGACAATAAGGGCTTTTGAGGAGGAAGATCGTTTTTTTGAGAAGAATCTTGATCTAATCAACATTAATGCTAGTgcattttttcataattttgccTCAAATGAGTGGTTGATCCTACGGTTGGAAACAATAAGTGCAGGTCTTCTTGCCTCAGCAGCGCTATGCATGGTCATACTTCCAACAGGGACTTTCACCTCTG GATTCATTGGTATGGCTCTATCTTATGGCCTTACACTAAATTCTTCCTTAGTATTTTCAATTCAAAGTCAATGCACTATTGCAAGTCAGATAATATCAGTAGAGAGGCTAAATCAATATATGCATATACAAAGTGAGGCCGAAGAAATAGTCGAAGTAAATCGTCCTCCTCTGAATTGGCCAGTTGCAGGCAAAGTAGAAATACAAGACTTGAAG ATACGATACAGGCCCGATGGACCACTTGTTCTTCATGGAATCACATGCATATTTGAAGCAACTCACAAGATTGGTATCGTTGGCAGAACAGGCAGTGGGAAATCCACTCTTATTAGCGCTTTATTTCGTCTTGTGGAACCGGAAGGAGGAAAAATTGTAGTTGATGGAATAGACATCTCATCTATTGGCCTTCATGATTTGAGGTCACGATTTGGGATTATACCTCAAGATCCTACCCTTTTTCACGGGACAGTAAGATATAACTTAGACCCTTTATCTCAACACACTGATAAAGAGATATGGGAG GTTCTCGGAAAGTGTCAATTGCGAGAAGTTGTCCAAGAGAAAGACGAGGGCTTAAACTCGTCAG TTGTTGAAGATGGATCAAACTGGAGCATGGGACAAAGGCAGTTATTCTGTTTGGGGCGTGCTCTTTTGCGAAGAAGTAGGATATTGGTGTTGGACGAAGCAACTGCTTCAATTGACAATTCAACTGATATGATTCTACAGAAAACCATTAGAACCGAGTTTGCGGATTGTACAGTGATCACAGTAGCACACAGGATACCGACCGTGATGGATTGCACTATGGTTCTTGCAATCAGTGATG GAAAATTGGCGGAGTATGACGAGCCAATGAGCTTAATGAAGAGAGAAGAATCGTTGTTCGGGAAGCTTGTCAAGGAATACTGGTCTCATTTTCAGTCTGCAGAATCGCATTAA